Genomic segment of Betaproteobacteria bacterium:
GCCGCCCAGCGGCTGCTGGGTGACGAGCGAGTACGGGCCGGTGGAACGCGCGTGCATCTTGTCGTCGACCAGGTGGTGCAGCTTGAGCATGTGCATATAACCCACAGTGACCGGTCGGTCGAAATTCTCGCCGGTGCGCCCGTCGAGAAGCGTCACCTGTCCCGATTTGGGCAGGCCTGCGAGCTCGAGCATGGTCTTGATTTCCTCTTCGGTTGCCCCGTCGAATACGGGGGTCGCGAAAGGCACGCCGGCTTGCAGGTTAGTCGCGAGGTCGATTACCTCTTCGTCGGACAAGGTGCTCAGGTCTTCGGCCTTGCCGCTGGAGTTGTAGATCAGCATCAGTGCCTTGCGGATGTCGGCGATCTTCGCCTGCGCCTTCAACAATTCGCCGATGCGTTTGCCAAGTCCCTTGGCCGCCCAACCGAGATGGGTCTCCAGGATCTGACCGACGTTCATCCGCGACGGCACACCGAGCGGATTGAGCACAACATCCACTGGCGTCCCGTCTGCCATGTGCGGCATGTCCTCGATCGGTGTGATCTTGGAGATGACGCCCTTATTGCCGTGGCGACCAGCCATCTTGTCGCCGGGTTGCAGCCGGCGCTTGACCGCCAGGTAGACCTTGACCATCTTCTGCACGCCCGGGGGCAGTTCGTCGCCGCTGGTCAGCTTGCGTTTCTTTTCCTCGAAAGCAGCATCAAAGGACTTGCGGGTCTGTTCCAGGCCTTCCTGCAACCTTTCGAGCTGTTGCGCCGCTTCTTCGTTGGACAGGCGTATATCGAACCAGTGGTAGCGCTCGATCTCCTGCAAGTAGGCCTTGGTAATCTTGGTGCCCTTCGCAAGTTTCTTCGGCCCACCGTTGGCGGTCTTGCCGGTCAGCAGGCGCTCGATACGACCGAATGCGTCGTCCTCGACGATCCGCAACTGGTCCGCCAGGTCCTTCTTGTACCGCTTGAGTTCATCGTCGATGATCTGAGCGGCACGCTTATCGCGCTCGATTCCCTCGCGTGTAAACACTTGCACATCGATCACCGTGCCGGACATGCCCGAGGGCACGCGCAGGGAGGTGTCCTTCACATCGGAGGCCTTCTCGCCGAAGATCGCACGCAGCAGCTTTTCTTCCGGAGTAAGCTGAGTCTCGCCCTTGGGCGTAACCTTGCCCACCAGCACATCGCCCGCCTCGACTTCGGCGCCTATGGCAACAATGCCCGACTCGTCCAGTCGCGCCAGCATGCCTTCCGACAAGTTGGAGATATCGCGCGTGATTTCCTCGGGTCCAAGCTTGGTGTCGCGCGCTACCACCGACAGCTCCTCGATGTGAATCGAAGTGAAGCGGTCCTCGGCAACGACTCGCTCCGAGATCAGAATCGAATCCTCGAAGTTATAGCCGTTCCAGGGCATGAACGCGACCAGAAGGTTCTGCCCGAGCGCCAATTCTCCAACGTCGGTTGAGGCACCGTCCGCAACGACATCACCACGGGCAATATTGTCGCCGACTTTGACGATCGGCCGCTGGTTGATGTTGGTATTCTGGTTGGAGCGCGTGTATTTGACTAGGTTGTAGATATCCACGCCAACTTCGCCCGCCGAGGTTTCCTCGTCGTTCACGCGTATCACGATGCGCGAAGCGTCTACGTAGTCAACCACGCCGCCGCGCAACGCCTGCACGGCCGTGCCGGAATCCACCGCAACTGTGCGTTCGATACCGGTACCAACCAGCGGTTTTTCCGCGCGCAGGCAAGGCACGGCCTGCCGCTGCATGTTCGACCCCATCAACGCTCGGTTGGCGTCGTCATGCTCCAGAAAGGGAATCAGCGAAGCGGCAACCGACACGATCTGCGAAGGCGCCACATCCATGTATTCCACGCGGTCGCCGGTAGCCATCATGAATTCATTCTGATAGCGGCAAGAGACCAATTCGTCGAGGAGCTTGCCCTTCTTGTCGATAGCGGCATTGGCCTGCGCGATGACGTACTTGCCTTCCTCGATCGCCGACAGGAATTCGATGTCATCGGTTACACGGCCGTTGGCAACCTTGCGATACGGCGTTTCGAGAAAGCCGTATTCATTGGTGCGCGCATAAAGCGCCAGCGAGTTGATCAGGCCGATGTTCGGGCCTTCCGGCGTCTCGATTGGGCACACCCGGCCGTAATGGGTCGGATGCACGTCGCGCACCTCGAAGCCGGCCCGCTCGCGAGTCAAACCGCCCGGTCCAAGCGCCGACACACGGCGCTTGTGGGTAATCTCGGAAAGCGGATTGGTCTGATCCATGAACTGCGACAGCTGGCTGGAACCGAAGAATTCACGCACCGCCGCGGAAACCGGCTTCGCGTTGATCAAATCGTGCGGCATCAGGTTTTCCGACTCGGCCTGGGACAGACGCTCCTTGACCGCGCGCTCGACCCGTACCAGACCCGCACGGAACTGATTTTCCGCCAGTTCGCCGACCGAACGTACGCGGCGATTGCCCAGATGGTCGATGTCATCGATTTCGCCGCGCCCGTTGCGCAAGTCGATCAGGATCTGGATGACGGAAATGATGTCCTCGTTCGACAGCGTGCCCGGACCAGTCAGCTCATCGCGGCCGACGCGGCGGTTGAATTTCATCCGGCCCACTGCGGACAGGTCGTAACGCTCCTCGGCGTAAAACAGGCCGTTGAACAGCGTACGAACAGCGTCTTCGGTCGGCGGTTCCCCCGGACGCATCATGCGATAGATCGCCACCTGCGCAGCCAGCTGGTCGGTGGTTTCGTCGGTGCGCAGTGTCTGCGAGATGTAAGGCCCCTGATCCAGATCGTTGGTATAGATGGTCTCGATCGTATCCACGCCGGCTTCGACGATCTTCTTCAGCAGATCTTCCGTCACCTCATCGTTGGCATTGGCGACGATCTCCCCGGTCTCCTTGTTGACCAGGCCGTGCCCCAACGTACGTCCGATCAGAAAGTCCTCTGCAACCGTGATCTTGCTTAAGCCCGCTTGCTCCATTTCGCGCACGTGCTTGACCGTAATACGCTTGTCTTTCTGGACGATGAGTTTGCCCTGCTTGGTGACGATGTCGAAACGTGCCGTTTCGCCGCGCAAGCGGTCCGGCTTGAGTTCGAACTGAATGCCCTTCTTCGAAAGATGGAAGGTGTCCATCATGAAGAAGCCCGCCAGGATCTGTTCCGGGGTGTAGCCAATCGCCTTCAGCAAAATGGTCGCCGGCATCTTGCGCCGACGGTCGACGCGGAAGTACA
This window contains:
- the rpoB gene encoding DNA-directed RNA polymerase subunit beta, producing the protein MAYSFTEKKRIRKSFAKRASVLPVPYLLATQINSYAQFLQADVHPDKRKTQGLQAAFQSIYPIASHSGNARLDFVSFQLGIPPFDVKECQQRGLTFAAPLRAKVRLTIMDKEAAKPTVKEVKEQEVYMGEIPLMTTTGSFVINGTERVIVSQLHRSPGVFFEHDRGKTHSSGKLLFSARIIPYRGSWLDFEFDPKDYLYFRVDRRRKMPATILLKAIGYTPEQILAGFFMMDTFHLSKKGIQFELKPDRLRGETARFDIVTKQGKLIVQKDKRITVKHVREMEQAGLSKITVAEDFLIGRTLGHGLVNKETGEIVANANDEVTEDLLKKIVEAGVDTIETIYTNDLDQGPYISQTLRTDETTDQLAAQVAIYRMMRPGEPPTEDAVRTLFNGLFYAEERYDLSAVGRMKFNRRVGRDELTGPGTLSNEDIISVIQILIDLRNGRGEIDDIDHLGNRRVRSVGELAENQFRAGLVRVERAVKERLSQAESENLMPHDLINAKPVSAAVREFFGSSQLSQFMDQTNPLSEITHKRRVSALGPGGLTRERAGFEVRDVHPTHYGRVCPIETPEGPNIGLINSLALYARTNEYGFLETPYRKVANGRVTDDIEFLSAIEEGKYVIAQANAAIDKKGKLLDELVSCRYQNEFMMATGDRVEYMDVAPSQIVSVAASLIPFLEHDDANRALMGSNMQRQAVPCLRAEKPLVGTGIERTVAVDSGTAVQALRGGVVDYVDASRIVIRVNDEETSAGEVGVDIYNLVKYTRSNQNTNINQRPIVKVGDNIARGDVVADGASTDVGELALGQNLLVAFMPWNGYNFEDSILISERVVAEDRFTSIHIEELSVVARDTKLGPEEITRDISNLSEGMLARLDESGIVAIGAEVEAGDVLVGKVTPKGETQLTPEEKLLRAIFGEKASDVKDTSLRVPSGMSGTVIDVQVFTREGIERDKRAAQIIDDELKRYKKDLADQLRIVEDDAFGRIERLLTGKTANGGPKKLAKGTKITKAYLQEIERYHWFDIRLSNEEAAQQLERLQEGLEQTRKSFDAAFEEKKRKLTSGDELPPGVQKMVKVYLAVKRRLQPGDKMAGRHGNKGVISKITPIEDMPHMADGTPVDVVLNPLGVPSRMNVGQILETHLGWAAKGLGKRIGELLKAQAKIADIRKALMLIYNSSGKAEDLSTLSDEEVIDLATNLQAGVPFATPVFDGATEEEIKTMLELAGLPKSGQVTLLDGRTGENFDRPVTVGYMHMLKLHHLVDDKMHARSTGPYSLVTQQPLGGKAQFGGQRFGEMEVWALEAYGAAYTLQEMLTVKSDDVGGRTKVYENIVKGEHKIDAGMPESFNVLVKEIRSLAIDIDLDRY